The sequence below is a genomic window from Draconibacterium halophilum.
CATTGGTTCGGGATGCATTCGGTTTGACGGGTGGCTCATAAAAAGTATTCCTGAGCGCCCTTCTTCAACATCCGATTCGCCTTCCACCAGGCACCAGCGTGCATACGAGCCGTCAGCATCAATTCGTGTTTTTCCATCTGAAGTAAGTACGGTGCAATTGTCTTTGTGCCAGGTTTCTGTTGCACGGAAACCAATTCCACCACCATAGCGGTAGGCATCAAGCAAAATTCCGTTTTCCAGCGGACTGTTTAGCGAAGTGGTGTAATCTACCATCCAAATATCTTCGCCAATATTCCAGGCGCGCACATCCAGCATTTCATTCATCGCAATCTGGTCTTCACCGCGAGCGCCATAATCAATGTGCTGTTGCAACGATTCAAATCCACTAAATACGGCACCTTCAGCTTCCGAAAGAAATCCTGCAAACTTAACGGTTCCTTGTCCGGCTTTCAGGTTCCAGAAATCTACGGCCCTGTCGCCGATGTGGGTTTTGGTCCATGGCCCCAAATACCGTAATGATGGTAGTGGTCGGGTGCCTGAATGCGTGTCAGAACTTTTCCTCCGGGTGAG
It includes:
- a CDS encoding DUF6807 family protein, encoding MGPWTKTHIGDRAVDFWNLKAGQGTVKFAGFLSEAEGAVFSGFESLQQHIDYGARGEDQIAMNEMLDVRAWNIGEDIWMVDYTTSLNSPLENGILLDAYRYGGGIGFRATETWHKDNCTVLTSDGKTRIDADGSYARWCLVEGESDVEEGRSGILFMSHPSNRMHPEPMRVWPIDSNGGRGDMYFEFVPIRHDDWKLDPKKTYTLKYRMIIFDGKLDAETAEKYWNSFASVPKAELK